In a genomic window of Brassica rapa cultivar Chiifu-401-42 chromosome A10, CAAS_Brap_v3.01, whole genome shotgun sequence:
- the LOC103846373 gene encoding protein trichome birefringence-like 19: protein MELLHSAAIPSKQKLLIVVTISISLFTIIPLLYPFVEDPNFFLKLQHPSQTSIVKLQDSVATRRGSCDIFSGEWVLNPEAPYYTNTTCWAIHEHQNCMRFGRPDTDFIKWKWKPHGCEDDLPVFDPLRFLETVRGKTMAFVGDSVSRNHMQSLICLLSQVEYPVDASVNTSDYFKRWTYETYNFTIAPFWSTHLVKSTEPEPGKTEHSVFDLYLDEADERWTAEIGDFDYVIISSGHWHYRPSVYYENNTIIGCRYCQLPNITDFSMFYGYRKAFRTAFKAILDTETFEGVLYLRTFAPSHFEGGLWNEGGNCLRRGPYQRNETQDDVTMKLHRIQVEEFERAEVEAKRKGKRFRLLDTTQAMWLRPDGHPSRYGHLPEANVSLYNDCVHWCLPGPIDNLNDFLLAMIKREEEKGLLAQVRKMMS from the exons ATGGAGCTTCTACACTCTGCAGCCATTCCAAGCAAACAAAAGCTACTCATTGTAGTGACCATTTCCATATCTCTTTTCACCATCATCCCTCTTCTCTACCCTTTTGTTGAAGACCCTAACTTCTTCCTCAAGCTACAACATCCAAGCCAAACCAGCATCGTCAAGCTCCAAGACAGTGTTGCAACCCGACGCGGAAGCTGCGACATATTCTCGGGAGAGTGGGTTCTTAACCCTGAGGCACCTTACTACACCAACACCACGTGCTGGGCGATACATGAACACCAAAACTGCATGAGGTTCGGAAGACCTGACACGGACTTCATCAAGTGGAAATGGAAACCCCATGGATGTGAAGATGACTTGCCGGTTTTTGATCCGCTTCGGTTTCTTGAGACCGTGAGAGGTAAAACCATGGCGTTTGTTGGTGACTCTGTTAGCAGAAACCACATGCAGTCTTTGATATGTCTTCTCTCTCAG GTTGAATATCCAGTCGATGCTTCAGTTAACACTAGCGATTATTTCAAAAGATGGACGTACGAGACATACAATTTCACCATCGCTCCATTTTGGTCAACACACTTGGTAAAGTCCACAGAACCCGAACCGGGCAAGACAGAGCATAGTGTTTTTGATCTATACCTCGATGAAGCAGACGAGCGTTGGACAGCAGAGATAGGAGACTTCGACTACGTGATCATCTCCTCAGGCCATTGGCATTACCGACCATCGGTCTACTACGAGAACAATACCATCATTGGTTGCCGTTATTGCCAATTACCAAACATAACCGACTTCTCGATGTTTTACGGGTACAGAAAAGCGTTTAGAACAGCGTTTAAAGCGATCTTGGATACGGAGACATTCGAGGGCGTTTTGTATTTACGTACGTTTGCACCATCGCATTTCGAGGGTGGGTTATGGAACGAAGGAGGGAACTGTCTGAGGAGAGGACCTTATCAGAGGAACGAGACTCAAGACGATGTGACGATGAAGCTACACAGGATTCAGGTGGAAGAGTTTGAGAGAGCTGAAGTAGAAGCCAAGAGGAAAGGGAAGAGGTTTAGACTATTAGATACGACTCAAGCGATGTGGCTTAGGCCCGATGGTCACCCGAGCCGCTACGGTCATCTTCCTGAGGCTAATGTCTCGTTGTACAACGACTGTGTCCACTGGTGCCTGCCTGGTCCGATAGATAACCTAAATGACTTCTTACTCGCTATGAttaagagagaagaagagaaaggactATTGGCTCAAGTTCGGAAAATGATGTCCTAA
- the LOC103846375 gene encoding protein trichome birefringence-like 21 translates to MELHLFAMLQRTPRVALTLSLVLFSLTIVPALYSLIANPTLPLLISSSETDGPFPSDHMHPSVRILPPVDSPIPAPLNYTRHRKSSYHSPPVTTSTSRTQIRDDEQRCDLFKGEWIPNEESPYYNNATCWAIQEHQNCMKFGRPDTGFMRWRWKPDGCDLPIFDPNEFLEMARGKSMGFVGDSISRNQVQSLLCLLSRVEYPEDISSSPDTAFKVWNYTSYNFTLHVMWSPYLVKTTKADPTDPECNLFNLYLDEYDTKWTSQINQLDYLVISSGHWFYRPVIFYENETISGCQYCALPNTTQLPLYYGYRKALRTSLRAILENFKGLAVLRSFSPQHFEGGPWDKGGDCVRTRPYRRNETIPEGADLKIHDIQLEEFRAAEEEMKKKGLRLRLMDTTQAMLLRPDGHPGRYGHLQTAEVSLRNDCIHWCLPGPIDSWNDILLQMMKTEK, encoded by the exons ATGGAGCTTCATTTGTTTGCAATGCTTCAAAGAACACCACGAGTTGCACTTACATTATCACTTGTTCTATTTTCCCTCACAATAGTCCCTGCTTTATATTCTCTCATAGCCAATCCAACCTTACCTCTACTGATCTCATCATCCGAGACTGATGGCCCCTTTCCATCGGATCATATGCATCCATCTGTTCGGATTCTACCACCCGTGGATAGTCCCATTCCCGCTCCACTCAATTATACAAGACATCGGAAGTCTTCATATCACTCGCCCCCAGTCACAACGTCAACATCAAGGACGCAGATAAGAGATGATGAGCAGAGGTGTGATCTTTTCAAAGGGGAATGGATACCAAACGAAGAATCACCATACTATAACAACGCAACTTGCTGGGCGATACAGGAGCACCAGAACTGCATGAAGTTCGGGAGACCGGACACAGGGTTCATGAGATGGAGGTGGAAGCCGGACGGCTGCGACCTCCCCATCTTTGATCCTAATGAGTTTTTAGAAATGGCTAGAGGGAAGTCCATGGGGTTTGTTGGTGATTCCATTAGCAGAAACCAAGTCCAGTCTCTCTTGTGCCTTCTCTCTAGG GTGGAATATCCTGAAGACATTTCTTCTTCACCAGACACAGCTTTCAAAGTATGGAACTACACATCCTATAACTTCACTCTACATGTCATGTGGTCACCGTATCTAGTGAAGACTACTAAAGCTGACCCAACAGACCCGGAGTGCAACCTGTTCAACCTATACCTAGACGAGTATGATACCAAGTGGACGAGCCAGATCAACCAGCTTGACTACCTGGTTATATCATCAGGCCACTGGTTTTACCGGCCTGTTATTTTCTACGAAAACGAAACAATCTCCGGATGCCAATACTGCGCGTTACCAAACACAACTCAGTTGCCTCTGTACTACGGATACAGGAAGGCTTTAAGAACATCTCTAAGAGCTATACTCGAGAATTTCAAGGGTTTGGCAGTTTTGAGGAGTTTTTCTCCTCAGCATTTCGAAGGTGGACCCTGGGACAAAGGTGGCGACTGTGTAAGGACACGACCTTACAGAAGAAACGAGACGATACCCGAAGGTGCAGATCTCAAGATTCACGACATTCAACTAGAGGAATTTAGAGCTGCTGAagaagagatgaagaagaagggcTTGAGACTGAGGCTGATGGACACGACACAAGCAATGCTACTTCGACCAGATGGGCATCCTGGGAGATATGGCCATCTCCAGACTGCAGAGGTGAGTTTAAGAAATGATTGTATCCATTGGTGCCTCCCGGGACCGATTGATTCTTGGAATGATATCTTGCTGCAAATGATGAAGACAGAGAAGTAG